Part of the Candidatus Eremiobacteraceae bacterium genome, GCGCGTGCCGTACGGCACTCGCGACGAAAGACATGGTGTCGCCGGCTTTTGCCAGACCGGCAGATCGAGCGCTCGCGCGAGCGCGCGCACGTCCGCTTTGGTCAGATTGGCTTGTGCGAGCGGGCTGCGCACCGCGTGAGCGAGCGCGGCGCCGCGGCCCGGCCGGACGTCGAGCGCGGACGCGCCGTCGTCGGCGTTGGCTCCATCGACGACGTGGTCGAAGCCGCGTTCGCGCGCGAGATGCGCGAGCCGGCCGAACAGTTCATCTTTGCAATAGAAGCAGCGGTTCGCCGGGTTGGCGCGGTACGCGGGATTCTCGAACTCGTGCGTCTGCAGCGTCTCGTGCCGGATGCCGATGCGCGCCGCCAATGACCGCGCGGCCTCGAGTTCGCCTTGCGCCACGGAAGCGGACACGCCGGTCACGGCAAGCGCGCGGTCGCCCAGCTCGCTGCGCGCGATCGCCGCAAGCAGCGCTGAGTCCACACCGCCGGAGTAGGCGACGATCGCGCTGCGCAGCCCGCGCACGCTCGCGCGCAGGTCGCGCTCGCGCGACGCTAGGCTTGGAGCTTGAGCCACTCGTCGACCTCGGTTTCGATCGTGCGCATCACGTCGCCCAGCGCCATGCCGCTGCGGCGCGCGATGGCTGCGCAGTCGTCATACTCGGGCCGCGCGCGTCG contains:
- the larE gene encoding ATP-dependent sacrificial sulfur transferase LarE — translated: MAQAPSLASRERDLRASVRGLRSAIVAYSGGVDSALLAAIARSELGDRALAVTGVSASVAQGELEAARSLAARIGIRHETLQTHEFENPAYRANPANRCFYCKDELFGRLAHLARERGFDHVVDGANADDGASALDVRPGRGAALAHAVRSPLAQANLTKADVRALARALDLPVWQKPATPCLSSRVPYGTRIEDDDLRRIDLAERYLRASGFPTVRVRHFGALARVEVPRADIARLEERRGNVARALRDVGYERVEIDPRGYRTGSLNENVGSSGV